One Carya illinoinensis cultivar Pawnee chromosome 5, C.illinoinensisPawnee_v1, whole genome shotgun sequence genomic window, TCCCAGGAGAAATCAAACCTGTGACACAGGACTCATGGACACAAGTTCACCCTCACACATTattacacttttttttcttaccGGCACCCGATGTCCAACAGTATCCCAACTAATCCTAGAGGTGCCCAGGCCCTTGGTAAAGAGTTTCCAACAAGTGCACCAGTTACTTCAAGAGAAAAATCCTCCAATCGGATAGCCCCTAGAGATTATTTGTACCCAAGGAAATTTGAACTTTAGCTCTAAGgagagcatacccccaagctcAAGTCCTTTACCACAGGAGCCAACCCCTAGGATTTCACAGATCATACACACTTTATTATCTACGTATACAACCGCAAACCAAACCAGAAAATTATTGAGTAAAAAACACTAAAAACTATGTCCTGATAGTCCTTGGAACGAACGGTCTCTTCCTACCTGCTAAAGGAAAGGTGGGAACAGGTCGCTGTTCCATCCTGATGCAAGTGCACAAGAAAACGTGGAGAGAATTTGAAAGCTATCATAGGAAAAATGAGTACAATTATGCCATAAAAAACATCCTCCTAGGAGGAgctagaaaaatataaaaagaaatggaagtAGATAATTTAGAAAACCTCAGCACAACAACTGAAATTGGACAAGATGCCTACTCCAAAATCcgaaaaaagaaatttgaagaaaaaaagaaacagatcAAAATCCCTAACTTAAGATTTTTCTTTTGGGTTCGGGGCTGAGTTCAGTTGGTGGAACTTCATGGAAATTTCTCCATAAATCAAACTATCAAAGCGATATTTAAGCTCTTAACTATTTACAATAAAGTggccaaaaataaattaagagctGGATCAGAAGCGCAAACTCTGCCACAAATTCAAGAACCCTGATTCGTAATAACCATAATATCCAAGCATATTTATCCTTTTCACTTGGCTGTAACaatcataaattatttaatctgGTTTTAGAACTAAATCGTATCCCTTTTTATGTAACTAAAACTAAATCCTATCCTTTAAAGATTTTgtctttattttgtttgatcatCTTAAAAACTTCCCCATACATAATAAAAACCGTTCTGATATCCTCAATAACTcatgcaaattaaaataaaacaaaaacacaaacgAAAACAAACCCACAACCATCACCGAAGGAAAAAAATgggactttatatatatatatatatatatataacagaaggAATCGGAGGAAATGACAGACAATAGCCGTATATATGTGCATCCTACATACAGAACAAAGAAAATGCACCGAATGCCTTACTTTCGCCCACATTCTCACaacaaaatgaacaaaaaataaaaagaaaaatcctgACCAATCAATCAATGACATGAAGTCCATGAAACGCCTCAAAATCCATCAGAAAAGACCGAACAAGACGGAGAAGCCGAGCACGATGAGCCAGACGATATGGACGAGAAGAAGGGCCTGACCAGAGAGAGGGCCCGGCCCACCGTTGCCGACCTCGCAGAACCCCAGCTTTGCGACCTTGACGCCGGCGCAGAGAGCGTCGGGGCAGCCGCACCAGTAGGTGACGCCGTCGGCACCACAGACTGGGTCGGCGCGGAAGCAGTTGATGGGGCAGGAGGCTGGCACGGAAACTCCGCCGCAGAGATCCGCGTCGTTCTTGCCGTTGTCTTGGGAATGTAGTTGGATGACAGAGGAGTGGTCATCGGATCGGACGGTAGGGACGGAGCAGATGGTGAAGAGTACGGCGATCATGATGAAGACGGAAGAGAATGCAAGTTTGTAGAATTGGGCCATGAAGTTTGTCAATTTCGCAAAGGCGAGCTATGGAGGGCGCGCCTTAGGGAATCGAGAGGACCCAACCCAAGGAGCCTTGAATGTTAATGTCGAATTCTTCAATTAGGGTTCAGAATTTGGGTCGGAAGAAGGAGGAAGGAATAAGGAATTCggaattctctctttgttttgttGGAGGGTTGGCCGTCCAAAAAGGAAAAGGTCTTAGGTATAGGTATAGGTCGTATCTGTTGGCGGTGGGTCCCTCTGTAAGAATTTTGAAAAGGCATAAGCCAGGAACCGTCGTTTGTTTGCTGTTGCAGCCGTTGTACAGTCGGTTTATAGGTTCACCGTTCGTAGCTTTCTCCGCCTTGGCCCATTTATAGAACCGTCGTTTGTTTGCTGCGCAGCCGTTGTACAGTCGGTTTATAGGTTCACCGTTCGTAGCTTTCTCCGCCATTGGCCCATTTATAGAACCGTCGTTTGTTTCCGGTTGCAGCCGTTGTACAGTCGGTTTATAGGTTCACCGTTCGTAGCTTTCTCTGCTATTGACTTATTtataaatgagaaatgatatttacaatcgtgaTTGTGTAAGTGTCGCATaacctctttaaaaaaaataaattaatacgagattcacataaaaaataattaactttttaatcgtaaattttactttttttcaaaacgattatgtAGCGTTTacatatttcataattttaCGTAGTACTActctttataaattaatgtatttgacataatatataaaattagaaagttatttttataataaaatttaacatacctttttaaaatgaaaaaactatATAACCTCTAACTATTCACACAATTTTCATacactatattttttaaattttattattaaatatttaatatatggataatgaatagaataattcaattaattttaaaaaataaattaatttttttaaaatattttaaaataatgtgaTGTGTGAAGGTTGAGTAGTATTATTATGTCAATTTTTAACTTCATTTTTCTGATATTTGTTTGTAGTTATACttctctactagtttttatcatcccatttgtttcaatattatttaaaataaaagtaattattaaatatttttttaattttataatatttttaatcaatttttttcacttatttttttaaaggaaattgATACAGATACAAAGGAAtctcacaaaaaaattttacaaactgatgtggcacggtaattattttttttttaatttttttttcctgatattTGAGATACCATTTCTCTCGCTGCCCTCCCCCTCTCCTCCCTTTCCCTTCATAGTTGCCCACAACCTATCTCCCTCCTCCCTTTCTCTTCTCGATTTTCCTTCATCGTCCAGACTCCACagcctctctatctctctctctctctctcaatttccctTATCGCATTTCTTTTCTTAGACCCATCCGCATGAAGAATGacagtttttactttttaagaaATCTGTTTCACTTTGACATGATATTCTGGAGTCGAGTAAGGTTTTTACAAAA contains:
- the LOC122310558 gene encoding uncharacterized protein LOC122310558; amino-acid sequence: MAQFYKLAFSSVFIMIAVLFTICSVPTVRSDDHSSVIQLHSQDNGKNDADLCGGVSVPASCPINCFRADPVCGADGVTYWCGCPDALCAGVKVAKLGFCEVGNGGPGPLSGQALLLVHIVWLIVLGFSVLFGLF